One stretch of Candidatus Hydrogenedentota bacterium DNA includes these proteins:
- a CDS encoding HAD hydrolase family protein: MSELEQRMSRIKLIVSDVDGVLTDGKMWYDGEGRPFRAFYARDGLGLALWRYVGGKMAFVTGLGSPAVETLAKQWKCCACFTNTRDKATACRKIAEQEGLSLEEIAFIGDDIIDMNAMDIVGVSVAVKDALEEVRSAAHYVTVAPGGHGALRELVHRLLMAQGKLEYCIQRYREDHAASGHQ; the protein is encoded by the coding sequence TCAGTGATGTGGATGGGGTTTTGACCGACGGGAAGATGTGGTACGACGGCGAAGGGCGCCCGTTTCGGGCATTCTACGCACGCGACGGATTGGGTCTGGCCCTGTGGCGCTACGTGGGCGGAAAGATGGCCTTTGTCACCGGGCTGGGATCTCCCGCCGTGGAAACCCTGGCCAAGCAATGGAAATGCTGCGCATGCTTCACCAACACCCGCGACAAGGCGACGGCGTGCCGGAAGATTGCGGAGCAAGAAGGCCTTTCGCTCGAAGAAATTGCGTTCATTGGGGACGACATCATTGACATGAACGCAATGGACATCGTGGGCGTGTCCGTGGCGGTGAAAGATGCGCTTGAAGAGGTTCGTTCCGCGGCGCACTACGTGACCGTTGCCCCCGGCGGACACGGGGCCTTGCGGGAACTCGTCCATCGGCTGCTCATGGCGCAAGGCAAACTGGAATACTGCATCCAAAGATACCGCGAAGACCACGCCGCATCGGGACATCAATAG